The genome window GATTGGGCGTGGGCTATGGCGGTTCGGGATTGGAGAGGGTCTCGGTGGCGGTGGAGGATGCCTTCACCTCTCCCTGGTTCGACTCGCCGACCGATATGGCCCGTTCAGCCGTGCTGGTGGTCAATTCCTCCGAGCCTGACCCTTATTTGCTGGAGGAGGTCATGAAGGATGTCGCTTCGAGACTGCCCCGGGCAAAGATCCGCTATTCATCCCGGGGGGACCAGGCCCTGGAAAGGCGGATCAAGGTGACCGTTCTGGTCGGATGGTAGTCCCTGTTCATGATATGGTTCCCTTTCTCGATACGATCAGCTTTCTCGCCTCCATCCAGAAGGTGGCGATGAAGGCCGCCACTATCACCAGACCCCACTGTGCCGCACTGATGCTCTGCAATCTTAGGGTCTCGTGCAGGAAAGGCAGCGGAACGGCTATCAACAGCATGACCAAGGCTGCCATCGCCCACAACAGCATCACACGGTTGCTGGTGTAGCCCATATGTGCCAGCGGTTCGCTCGTTGAGCGCATGTTGAACGCCAGGAATATGTGCCCCAACAGCCAGGTGGAGAACGCCACGGTCTGCGAGACCGCCAGGTTGCCGTCCGTATACCAGGTGTATAGGTAGGCGGCGCTCACCGCCGCGAACAGGCTGATCGCCCCTACTGCGATGCTTCCCACCATTTTCCTGTCCATGAACTCATGCTTTGGATCGCGGGGCTTTCGTTTCATCACATCCCCTTCCGCCCTCTCCGCCACGAATGCCGCCGACGCGCCCAGGTCCATGAACAGTTCCAGCATGATGATCTGCACCGGCGAGAAGGGAAGGGGGACGCCCAATCCGATCGGCAGAAGGAACGCCGCTACCAGGGCGGCCTTGCATGCCAGGTAATATCTTACCCCCTTGCTCAGGTTGTCGAACATCTTCCGCCCTTCGCCAACCGCGGTCTGGATGGTGGCGAAGTTGTCATCGGTGAGGACCATGTCGGCGCTCTCCTTGGCGATGTCGGTGGAGCGGGTGCCCATGGCGATCCCTATGTGCGCCTCCTTCAGTGCCGGGGCGTCGTTGATGCCGTCGCCGGTAACCGCCACTATCTCTCCCCTGTCCTTGAGCAACCTTACGATCCTGGCCTTGTGCTCCGGGGAGGTCCGGGCGAACACCGACGTCCTTGCCAAAGCCTCCTTGAGGTCATTGTCATCCATGCCGTCGATATCGGAACCGGTGAGAACGCTCTCGGAGTCGATCCCAACCTGCGCCGCCACGGCCTGGGCGGTCCGCGGGTGATCCCCCGTGACCATCAATACCCGGATGCCGGCATCCCGGCAGCTCTGGATGGATGACCTGGCCTCCTCCCGGGGAGGGTCGAAGAAGCCAGCCATGGCGGCAAAGACAAGACCGGTCTCGTCCCGGTCCCTCTTGTCCTTCAGGTCCCGGTAGGCAAAGGCGATCACACGCTGTCCGGATCTGGCCATCTCCTCGGCCTTTTCCGTGATCTCCTTCCTTAGACCGTCCGTCAGGGGCACTTCCCTTCCCAGTTCCATCGCGTACGACGAGCGGCCCAGCAGGACCTCCGATGCTCCGGAGGAGAACATCCTCTCCCTTCCCTGGATGTCATAGATATAGGTGGCCATCTTCCTCAAGTTGTCGAAGGTGACCTCGTCAACCAGATTCCATCTATTGCTAAGTTCTTCGACGCGCTTGGAAGGGTCGACCTCGGTCAGTGCCTGGGCCATGGGGTTGCGATAGGAATTTCCCACCGCACCATCCCTTATCACGCCGGAAGCTAGCAGGGCCGCATCAATGATCTGAGGGTCAGCGGAGGTCAGGTCCTTCGACGAAATCACCTTGCCGTCGAGGTAGAACGATTCCAGACGCATCTTGTTCTGGGTGATGGTCCCGGTCTTGTCCGTGGCGATCACCGTCACGGAACCGAGGGTCTCCGCTGCCCTAAGCTTCTTAACCATGGCGTGCTTCCGGGAAAGGGCCAGGGCTCCGACGGCCAGCACCATGGTGATGACGATAGGCAACTCCTCCGGTATCGTGGCGAAGGCCAGGGACAGGCCAGTAAGGATCATCTGGCTGTAGTCGTTTATCGGTATGCTCCCGCGGATGATGCCCAGCACCGGGACCAATATCGAGAAGGTCAATGCCACCCACACCAGGAACTTGGCGAGCGCCTTCATCTCCAATTGAAGGGGCGTCCTGGGATCCCGGATCTCTTCCACTATCTTGCCGATCTTACCTATTTCTGCCTGGACACCGGTGGCCACGATGACCGCCCTCCCTTCCCCTCTGGTCACGACGGTCCCGGAGAATACCATATTGTTCCGGTCGGCCAGATCGGTTGATCCCTCTAGCTTGCCAGGGGATTTCTGTACCGGGAACGATTCACCGGTCAGCGACGATTCGTCCGCCTCGATTCCCAAGGACACCAGGAGCCTGGCATCCGCCGGCACCCTCTCTCCCGTCCTCAGGAGCATGATGTCGCCCGGGACCAGGTCCTCGGTCTTCGCCACCATCGGTCTTCCGTCCCGCACCACTTCGGCTACCGGCGAGGACAGCTCCTTCAGTGACAGGATAGATTTCTTGGCCCTGTACTCGTTATAGACCTCGGTGATGACCAGTATGATTATGATGACTATGATGGTGGCAGCATCCGCCAGACTGCCGAGGATGCTGTAAAGGACACCGATG of Methanomassiliicoccales archaeon contains these proteins:
- a CDS encoding cation-transporting P-type ATPase, producing MVSWHSVDEEAVLKDLLTDKEKGISSEEAKKRLREYGPNRFFQVKKISFFVILREEIVEPMILLLLFIGVLYSILGSLADAATIIVIIIILVITEVYNEYRAKKSILSLKELSSPVAEVVRDGRPMVAKTEDLVPGDIMLLRTGERVPADARLLVSLGIEADESSLTGESFPVQKSPGKLEGSTDLADRNNMVFSGTVVTRGEGRAVIVATGVQAEIGKIGKIVEEIRDPRTPLQLEMKALAKFLVWVALTFSILVPVLGIIRGSIPINDYSQMILTGLSLAFATIPEELPIVITMVLAVGALALSRKHAMVKKLRAAETLGSVTVIATDKTGTITQNKMRLESFYLDGKVISSKDLTSADPQIIDAALLASGVIRDGAVGNSYRNPMAQALTEVDPSKRVEELSNRWNLVDEVTFDNLRKMATYIYDIQGRERMFSSGASEVLLGRSSYAMELGREVPLTDGLRKEITEKAEEMARSGQRVIAFAYRDLKDKRDRDETGLVFAAMAGFFDPPREEARSSIQSCRDAGIRVLMVTGDHPRTAQAVAAQVGIDSESVLTGSDIDGMDDNDLKEALARTSVFARTSPEHKARIVRLLKDRGEIVAVTGDGINDAPALKEAHIGIAMGTRSTDIAKESADMVLTDDNFATIQTAVGEGRKMFDNLSKGVRYYLACKAALVAAFLLPIGLGVPLPFSPVQIIMLELFMDLGASAAFVAERAEGDVMKRKPRDPKHEFMDRKMVGSIAVGAISLFAAVSAAYLYTWYTDGNLAVSQTVAFSTWLLGHIFLAFNMRSTSEPLAHMGYTSNRVMLLWAMAALVMLLIAVPLPFLHETLRLQSISAAQWGLVIVAAFIATFWMEARKLIVSRKGTIS